A DNA window from Tenuifilaceae bacterium CYCD contains the following coding sequences:
- a CDS encoding sulfatase: MYQSFKDFYTGLKVKGNIYAMLVWRYLLLMLVFTLCRVLFFLFNRGYFPNVTFDGFSKILWGGLQFDTTAILYTNILYFFLFLIPFTFRYNKWYQGILKYLFVVTNSIAIGANCADFIYFQFTMRRTTATVFSEFKHETNFGSLIPKFIADYWYVFLIWVALTVLIIILYGKIQKPKIQKGFKYHFAYFFNGLALMLLFVALMFGGLRGGFRHSTRPITLSNAGQYISEPLEAAIVLNTPFAIYRTLGKQSLKKVNYFKPEELESVYNPVYQPASTDSMKRSNVVIFILESFGREYMEHYNEHLLSEGYQSFTPFLDSIIGKSLYYRYSFANGRKSIDAMPSNLASIPMMVEPYFLTSYSGNKINSIASLLRAEGYYTAFFHGAPNGSMGFQAFANVAGFQDYYGLSEYPSSDGFDGMWGVWDEEFFQFFADKLNGFKQPFCAAIFSVSSHHPFKVPERYEGKFPKGTLPIHQCIGYTDYSLKQFFAKASKMPWFDNTLFVFTADHANQAYYPEYKTNVGVFSVPLVFYKPDGSLEGRVDDLAQQIDIMPSVLGYLNYPKPFLAFGRNLFDNKREPFVINYTSNTYQLFMGDFLFLYNGTKATGLYKFKADRLLADNLLGKFPDVEQKMEQKVKAIIQQYNSRMIEDKLTVK, encoded by the coding sequence ATGTATCAATCATTTAAAGATTTCTATACTGGACTTAAGGTTAAAGGAAATATTTACGCCATGCTTGTTTGGAGGTATTTACTCCTTATGCTAGTGTTCACTTTGTGTAGAGTGCTTTTCTTCTTATTTAATAGAGGATATTTCCCAAATGTAACATTTGATGGATTTTCAAAAATTCTTTGGGGTGGACTTCAGTTCGATACAACGGCAATTCTATACACCAACATATTGTATTTTTTTCTTTTTCTAATTCCCTTCACATTTAGGTATAACAAATGGTATCAGGGTATTCTTAAATACTTGTTTGTGGTAACCAATAGTATTGCAATTGGTGCGAACTGTGCCGATTTTATATACTTCCAGTTTACTATGCGCCGAACAACGGCAACGGTATTCAGCGAGTTTAAGCATGAAACCAATTTTGGATCGTTAATACCAAAGTTCATTGCCGATTATTGGTATGTATTTCTAATATGGGTTGCCCTAACCGTTCTAATTATTATTCTGTATGGAAAAATTCAAAAGCCTAAAATCCAGAAAGGCTTTAAATACCATTTTGCCTACTTTTTTAATGGATTAGCGTTGATGTTACTGTTTGTCGCACTCATGTTTGGTGGACTTCGTGGTGGATTTAGACATAGCACACGGCCAATAACCCTAAGTAATGCTGGCCAGTATATCAGTGAACCGTTGGAGGCAGCCATTGTTTTAAATACGCCTTTTGCCATTTACCGAACGCTAGGAAAACAGTCGTTAAAAAAAGTAAATTACTTCAAGCCGGAGGAATTAGAATCGGTTTATAATCCGGTTTATCAACCGGCATCAACCGATTCAATGAAGCGTTCCAATGTAGTAATATTTATTCTTGAGAGTTTTGGCCGGGAGTACATGGAGCATTATAATGAGCATTTGCTTTCGGAAGGATATCAAAGTTTTACGCCATTCCTCGATTCAATTATTGGTAAAAGCCTTTACTATCGCTACTCATTTGCCAATGGCCGTAAATCAATTGATGCCATGCCCTCGAACCTTGCCAGTATTCCGATGATGGTTGAACCGTACTTCCTTACCAGTTACTCTGGAAATAAAATCAACAGCATTGCTTCTTTGCTACGAGCCGAGGGTTACTATACCGCATTTTTCCATGGTGCACCAAACGGATCAATGGGCTTTCAGGCATTTGCCAATGTGGCTGGATTTCAGGATTACTATGGGTTAAGTGAGTATCCCAGTTCCGATGGTTTTGATGGAATGTGGGGCGTGTGGGACGAGGAGTTCTTTCAGTTCTTTGCCGATAAGTTAAACGGATTTAAGCAACCATTCTGTGCGGCAATCTTTTCTGTATCATCTCATCATCCCTTCAAAGTGCCCGAGCGGTACGAGGGGAAATTTCCCAAAGGGACATTGCCAATCCACCAGTGCATTGGGTACACCGACTACTCCTTAAAACAATTTTTTGCGAAGGCTAGCAAGATGCCTTGGTTCGACAACACACTGTTTGTTTTCACAGCCGATCACGCCAACCAGGCCTACTATCCCGAGTATAAAACCAACGTTGGGGTTTTTTCAGTCCCCCTTGTATTCTACAAACCCGATGGCAGTTTAGAGGGCAGGGTGGACGATTTGGCGCAGCAAATCGATATTATGCCTTCGGTGCTGGGATATCTTAATTATCCAAAGCCATTTTTAGCTTTTGGTAGAAACTTGTTCGATAACAAGCGGGAACCTTTTGTAATAAATTACACCTCAAACACCTATCAACTGTTTATGGGTGATTTTCTGTTCCTTTACAATGGAACAAAAGCAACCGGTTTGTATAAATTTAAAGCCGATAGGCTCCTTGCCGATAATTTGCTTGGAAAATTTCCCGATGTAGAGCAGAAAATGGAACAAAAAGTTAAGGCAATAATTCAGCAGTACAATAGTAGAATGATTGAGGATAAATTAACCGTTAAGTAG
- a CDS encoding HIT family protein produces MATIFSRIVKGEIPSYKVAEDERFYAFLDINPLAEGHTLVIPKQEVDYLFDLDPEMLSGLTLFSQRVAKAVEKAVPCKRIGVAVLGLEVPHAHIHLVPLNRESDIDFHKPKLKLTPERFVELAQKISKEFK; encoded by the coding sequence ATGGCAACAATCTTCTCTCGAATTGTAAAAGGTGAAATCCCCTCGTACAAGGTAGCCGAAGATGAGAGGTTCTATGCCTTTTTGGATATTAATCCATTGGCCGAGGGTCACACGCTTGTTATCCCCAAGCAGGAGGTTGATTATCTATTCGACCTTGATCCTGAAATGCTATCAGGGTTAACGCTGTTCTCGCAACGTGTTGCAAAAGCAGTTGAAAAGGCCGTGCCCTGCAAAAGAATTGGCGTTGCTGTTCTTGGTTTGGAGGTCCCTCACGCCCATATCCATTTAGTCCCGCTGAATAGGGAATCGGATATCGATTTTCATAAACCAAAGCTAAAGTTGACACCGGAACGTTTTGTCGAGCTTGCTCAGAAAATTTCGAAGGAATTTAAGTAG
- a CDS encoding histidine kinase, with translation MRFHLLIISCILLVLPTRGGNWFVNPTDTLKTFTEKLIDKAKETADNPQKKYDLAQESVKYAYQLGDSLLIGKALLSLGQAHLLVNNYTEAIENGKKASELFTQYNDSLNIARCFNLQGTCYMRRAQYGNAIDCFEKTLQISIKINDSLSIASGYNNLGIVYYNSKRLDNAKKYFIKSLKIYQALNQTRNEAKIEGNIGLIALDEGKYEEANQHFNLSLKLREELKDTLMLANIYNNIGNAQEKLNNYAQSLDYYKLSFQYFEKTNSRHGIALSAIAMARVQIKLGDYANAYKNLKEGQGIATKDQEKSFVMESYKLLSEYYSKTGDYKQSREMLLKYVDIFEKSYNDEVTEKIAELQVQLDTIQKEHDIKLLSTKLEVQQLKAKQSNRLKTFYSIVAILLLVLLGITLLFIVQQRNKNRAIKKFNLQLSQFNDELEKMVKNRTRDLSEALEKVKELEKIKSAFLNNISHEIRTPLNGILGFTQYLVSPEVSPEDKQQCNKIVHKLGNKLLRIVDDILELSKIETNQLDLRFSDTNINELLGELYQTFSNSDEFAIKDLHFRLIKSLPDSQAIFSIDAFRVKKIMSHLIENAFKFTSVGSIEFGYYADSPTTIKFFVKDTGIGIPKKIQKRVFERFFKHIAEDHVAKYDGTGIGLTIAKGYAFSMGGRLEMESSPDNGSTFYFFLPKNTSSSHKTDSNENISLSWKDKTILIVEDDLISYQYIDALLKNSDARLIHVKNAEDAIEVCSINKNINLIIMDIQLPFMDGVEATKIIRKVNETVPIIAQSANSLNEENQTYIDAGCNAFITKPIDPDELFNYINRYIQ, from the coding sequence ATGAGATTCCACCTATTAATCATATCATGTATTCTTTTGGTGCTACCAACACGTGGTGGTAATTGGTTTGTTAATCCTACCGACACCCTTAAAACATTTACCGAAAAGCTCATCGATAAGGCAAAGGAAACTGCCGATAATCCTCAGAAAAAGTATGACCTTGCGCAAGAATCGGTAAAATACGCTTACCAACTAGGCGATAGCCTTTTAATTGGAAAAGCCCTGCTGAGTCTTGGGCAAGCACACTTACTGGTAAACAATTATACCGAGGCCATTGAGAATGGTAAAAAGGCTTCAGAACTTTTCACCCAATATAACGATAGCCTTAATATTGCCAGATGTTTTAATTTGCAGGGCACATGCTATATGCGTAGAGCACAATATGGAAATGCAATAGATTGCTTCGAAAAAACGTTACAGATCAGCATCAAAATAAACGATAGTTTATCTATTGCATCGGGCTATAATAATCTTGGAATTGTATACTACAACTCCAAGAGACTAGACAACGCGAAAAAGTATTTTATAAAAAGCTTAAAAATTTACCAAGCACTAAACCAAACGAGAAACGAGGCAAAAATTGAAGGGAATATTGGCCTAATCGCTCTCGATGAAGGCAAATACGAGGAGGCGAATCAGCACTTCAACTTATCGCTTAAACTTCGCGAAGAGCTGAAAGATACGCTAATGCTCGCCAACATATACAATAACATCGGAAATGCACAGGAAAAACTAAATAATTACGCACAAAGTCTCGATTACTACAAACTATCTTTTCAGTATTTCGAAAAAACGAATTCTCGACATGGTATTGCTTTAAGCGCCATAGCAATGGCTCGCGTACAAATCAAACTCGGGGATTATGCCAATGCATACAAAAATTTAAAAGAAGGCCAAGGGATAGCAACAAAGGATCAGGAGAAAAGCTTTGTAATGGAAAGCTACAAGTTGCTCTCCGAATATTACTCAAAAACAGGAGACTACAAGCAATCCCGAGAGATGCTTCTGAAGTATGTTGACATTTTCGAGAAATCATACAACGATGAGGTTACAGAAAAAATCGCTGAACTTCAGGTTCAACTCGACACGATACAAAAAGAGCACGACATTAAACTCCTATCCACAAAACTTGAAGTTCAACAGCTAAAAGCAAAACAAAGCAACCGATTAAAGACATTCTACTCAATAGTGGCCATCCTGCTCTTAGTGCTTTTAGGAATAACCCTTCTATTTATTGTTCAGCAGCGCAATAAGAATCGGGCCATAAAAAAATTCAACCTACAATTATCGCAATTCAACGATGAGTTGGAAAAAATGGTAAAGAATCGCACCCGAGATCTTTCCGAGGCGCTAGAAAAGGTAAAGGAACTGGAAAAAATAAAAAGTGCATTCCTGAATAACATTAGCCACGAGATTCGCACTCCGCTAAATGGAATTCTGGGATTTACGCAGTACTTAGTATCGCCCGAGGTGTCGCCCGAGGACAAACAGCAATGCAACAAAATAGTCCATAAACTCGGAAACAAGTTGCTCCGAATTGTTGACGATATCCTTGAACTCTCAAAAATTGAAACCAATCAGCTCGACCTACGCTTCTCTGACACCAACATAAACGAATTGCTTGGAGAACTTTACCAAACATTCTCCAATTCTGATGAGTTTGCAATCAAGGATCTTCATTTCAGGTTAATAAAATCATTACCCGATAGCCAAGCAATATTCAGCATTGACGCATTTAGAGTGAAAAAGATCATGTCCCACCTGATTGAAAATGCATTTAAATTCACCAGTGTAGGCAGTATAGAGTTTGGCTACTATGCTGATTCTCCAACAACAATCAAATTTTTTGTAAAGGATACCGGCATTGGAATACCTAAAAAGATTCAGAAAAGGGTTTTCGAGCGATTCTTTAAGCACATCGCTGAGGATCATGTTGCAAAATACGATGGTACTGGAATTGGTCTCACCATAGCTAAAGGCTATGCTTTTTCGATGGGCGGAAGACTGGAAATGGAATCCTCTCCCGACAACGGCTCCACGTTCTATTTCTTTTTACCAAAAAACACATCTTCATCCCATAAAACGGATAGCAACGAAAATATCTCCTTATCGTGGAAAGACAAAACAATTCTGATAGTAGAGGATGATCTCATAAGCTATCAGTACATCGATGCCTTACTGAAAAACTCTGATGCTAGATTAATACACGTAAAAAACGCCGAAGATGCTATAGAGGTTTGCTCCATCAACAAGAACATAAACCTAATTATCATGGACATTCAACTACCATTTATGGATGGAGTCGAGGCCACAAAAATCATCCGAAAGGTCAACGAAACTGTTCCGATAATTGCTCAAAGCGCTAATTCTCTCAACGAAGAAAATCAAACATATATTGACGCCGGTTGCAATGCATTTATAACAAAGCCTATTGATCCCGATGAATTGTTTAACTACATAAACAGATATATTCAATAG
- the greA gene encoding transcription elongation factor GreA, whose product MSKVIYLTEEGLMKLRAEVEQLKSVERPAISRMIAEARDKGDLSENAEYDAAKEAQGMLELRISKLEDTIANARIIDESKIDTDKVQILNKVKIKNLKTNADLVYTLVAESEANLKEGKLSIATPIAKALIGKKVGDVVEVTVPSGLMSFKILDISI is encoded by the coding sequence ATGTCCAAAGTAATCTATTTAACAGAAGAGGGTCTAATGAAGCTCCGCGCAGAGGTAGAACAACTAAAAAGCGTGGAACGCCCAGCAATTTCCAGAATGATTGCCGAAGCACGAGATAAAGGCGATTTGTCTGAGAATGCCGAGTACGATGCAGCAAAGGAAGCCCAAGGCATGCTAGAACTTCGTATATCGAAGTTGGAGGACACTATTGCCAACGCTCGCATTATTGACGAATCGAAAATTGATACCGATAAGGTTCAGATTCTGAATAAAGTAAAGATCAAAAACCTGAAAACAAACGCCGACTTGGTGTACACCCTCGTGGCGGAGTCGGAGGCAAACCTTAAAGAGGGAAAGCTATCCATTGCCACTCCAATTGCAAAGGCATTGATTGGCAAAAAGGTTGGCGATGTAGTTGAGGTTACTGTACCTTCGGGTTTGATGAGCTTTAAGATTCTCGACATTTCCATCTAA